The following proteins are encoded in a genomic region of Desulfosporosinus youngiae DSM 17734:
- a CDS encoding DUF3102 domain-containing protein, with protein MNEAFTERTPLVIAAEINRIKQQTCKIMLTNAIEIGKRLKEAKDLLPHGEWGKWLVESVSYSQRTANRLMQLFEEYGDKLFAASDDGDRSNSSALTNLTYFQALLFLGIPEDEREKFILEHDVKNMTTRELDQALKEQKQTPQEKGQALVTPMPDNPGEIKIDYRTVKKTGEPRSRPKTAASQAFTTKYEERCTACCQTIADTFQELLETLGQLARLDPEVKEKCSKNASQLAEYMVERLKEWPPVPRTNMTTVETYATYERW; from the coding sequence ATGAATGAAGCATTTACTGAACGTACTCCCCTGGTCATTGCTGCTGAGATTAACAGGATCAAACAACAGACTTGTAAAATCATGCTTACCAATGCCATCGAGATCGGCAAGCGCCTGAAGGAGGCCAAGGACTTGCTCCCCCATGGAGAATGGGGGAAATGGCTGGTGGAATCGGTAAGCTATTCCCAGCGCACAGCCAACAGGCTGATGCAGCTTTTTGAAGAATATGGAGATAAACTATTCGCTGCCAGCGATGACGGCGACAGGTCAAATTCGTCAGCGCTGACGAATTTGACCTACTTCCAGGCCCTTCTTTTTCTGGGGATTCCGGAAGATGAGCGAGAGAAATTTATCCTGGAGCATGATGTTAAGAATATGACCACCCGGGAGCTGGATCAGGCTCTCAAAGAACAGAAGCAAACCCCTCAGGAGAAAGGGCAGGCCCTAGTCACCCCCATGCCTGATAATCCTGGGGAAATCAAGATAGACTATCGAACCGTCAAAAAAACCGGCGAACCAAGAAGCAGGCCAAAAACTGCAGCCTCCCAAGCCTTTACTACAAAGTATGAAGAAAGATGCACCGCCTGCTGCCAAACGATCGCCGATACATTCCAGGAATTGCTGGAAACCCTCGGTCAACTGGCCAGACTTGATCCGGAGGTGAAGGAGAAATGCAGTAAAAATGCGAGTCAGCTTGCCGAATATATGGTGGAAAGGCTTAAAGAGTGGCCGCCTGTTCCCAGGACGAATATGACGACGGTTGAAACCTATGCCACCTATGAACGGTGGTAA
- a CDS encoding Uma2 family endonuclease, translating to MSLPKEDKKHTYADYLTWSENERWEIIDGVSYMQSAPKWEHQSISGELYRQLSNLLIDKPGKAFAAPFDLCLAEDNEKDDDIINIIQPGLVIVCDEKKLRKTGYFGVPALIIEISSPSTARQDRVVKFNRYEKACVKEYWIVEPDGKYINVFTLQENNRYGRMEAYTEETRCNYLFFRISLLI from the coding sequence ATGTCATTACCAAAGGAAGATAAAAAACATACCTACGCGGATTACTTAACTTGGTCGGAAAACGAACGCTGGGAAATAATTGATGGAGTATCCTATATGCAATCTGCTCCTAAATGGGAACATCAAAGCATTTCTGGTGAGCTTTACAGGCAGCTATCAAACTTACTAATCGACAAACCAGGCAAAGCGTTCGCAGCACCCTTCGACTTATGTCTTGCAGAAGATAATGAAAAAGACGATGACATTATAAATATTATACAGCCAGGCCTGGTTATAGTTTGTGATGAGAAAAAACTAAGAAAAACCGGTTACTTTGGAGTACCTGCTCTAATCATTGAGATCTCTTCACCATCAACTGCAAGGCAGGATAGAGTAGTAAAGTTCAACAGGTACGAAAAGGCTTGCGTAAAAGAATATTGGATTGTGGAACCGGACGGTAAATATATAAACGTATTTACATTACAGGAAAACAATCGATACGGCCGCATGGAAGCGTATACTGAGGAGACAAGGTGCAATTATCTGTTTTTCCGAATTTCATTGTTGATTTAA
- a CDS encoding YcdB/YcdC domain-containing protein — MKRKWGDPLRNLEAPFMIQIEKSTGHLAGFHRNERRKDAEPSLTRKQCWEKAEQFLQQVFPDYTSYLQIEADQEDTDRQPREREFFYLPVYIRNIPVNHERVMVSVSTSTGKICVYMGVSYEMIRELEERDFPYPTLTAEKAFDLYVEYVRFRLRWFKDLEDENLPVYRLLYEPTTIRRDRFPRDAGHNQRLRYIDAYSGEPIWERIL; from the coding sequence ATGAAACGTAAATGGGGAGATCCGCTGCGGAATCTGGAAGCCCCGTTTATGATTCAAATTGAGAAATCGACGGGGCATTTGGCAGGGTTCCACCGGAATGAGCGGAGGAAAGACGCTGAGCCGTCACTGACTCGAAAGCAGTGTTGGGAGAAGGCGGAACAGTTCTTACAACAGGTATTCCCGGATTACACATCTTACCTCCAAATCGAAGCTGATCAGGAGGATACGGACAGGCAGCCACGTGAGCGTGAGTTTTTCTATCTGCCGGTCTATATCCGCAATATTCCTGTTAATCATGAACGGGTTATGGTTAGTGTCAGCACTTCAACCGGGAAAATCTGCGTCTATATGGGCGTCTCTTATGAAATGATTCGTGAGCTGGAAGAGCGTGATTTCCCCTATCCGACTCTGACAGCGGAAAAGGCGTTTGACCTATACGTTGAATATGTCAGATTCCGGCTTAGATGGTTTAAAGACTTGGAGGATGAGAATCTGCCGGTTTACCGGCTGCTCTATGAGCCTACAACCATTCGTCGAGACAGATTCCCCAGAGATGCCGGTCATAATCAAAGACTAAGATATATCGATGCCTACAGTGGTGAGCCCATTTGGGAGAGAATATTATGA
- a CDS encoding uroporphyrinogen decarboxylase family protein, with protein MIAFTDFKCPEGSDTSGFTERVVEKVGLPFPEAYTYGEGIAKIACTVREVEGGALCMVPFCHTVEAEGYGGSIKLGTAGIGPRCQAPVCENEEDLLGLPDLDFEKGRLRETLEAVKRLKAAKEAVGIEICGPMTILNNLIDIGRLFKIWRKNPEVIQKVVEKMRLQLLRYTEKSLEAGVDFIAFEDPVGGLNILGPKYFEQQGRHFSKPFVEDVLDIIGGQLVMHLCPKTALQLVGLGMAEWENHTLPEPMSYAQACLELRGKVNLVGNVCIHNRDRILKDAQIKTLRLLTP; from the coding sequence ATGATCGCATTTACAGATTTCAAATGTCCTGAAGGGTCAGATACCAGCGGTTTTACAGAGAGAGTGGTGGAAAAGGTAGGTTTGCCTTTTCCGGAAGCTTACACTTATGGAGAAGGGATAGCAAAGATTGCTTGCACCGTACGGGAAGTAGAAGGCGGAGCCCTCTGTATGGTGCCTTTCTGTCATACCGTTGAAGCGGAGGGCTATGGCGGCAGTATTAAGCTGGGAACGGCAGGGATTGGGCCGCGCTGTCAGGCACCGGTGTGTGAAAATGAAGAAGATTTGTTGGGGTTGCCGGATTTGGATTTCGAGAAAGGCCGATTAAGAGAGACTCTCGAAGCCGTTAAACGTCTTAAAGCGGCAAAAGAAGCGGTTGGCATCGAGATCTGCGGCCCAATGACGATCTTAAATAATTTAATCGATATTGGCAGGCTCTTTAAGATCTGGAGAAAGAATCCGGAAGTGATTCAAAAGGTAGTAGAGAAGATGCGCCTCCAGCTCTTACGTTATACTGAAAAATCCCTGGAAGCAGGGGTGGACTTCATAGCCTTTGAAGATCCGGTGGGGGGACTCAATATCCTCGGCCCCAAATACTTTGAACAGCAGGGGCGTCATTTTTCAAAACCTTTTGTGGAAGACGTACTGGATATAATCGGCGGACAGCTGGTGATGCATCTCTGTCCCAAGACCGCCCTTCAGTTAGTAGGGCTGGGAATGGCTGAGTGGGAAAATCATACATTACCGGAGCCCATGTCCTATGCCCAAGCCTGCTTGGAACTTCGCGGTAAAGTCAACTTGGTAGGTAATGTCTGTATCCATAATCGTGATCGCATACTTAAAGATGCTCAGATCAAGACGCTAAGGCTTCTAACACCTTAA
- a CDS encoding uroporphyrinogen decarboxylase family protein gives MHPQDQMTPNQRLQAFIKGEKMDRILAMPILVSISHRVSGMTHREKRASAAKQAQSQIDCYKRYGNDLMIIEYGLHGVGTALGTEMNDPEDSLPAIVNHVLQDLKDIDQLDFNKTKKENDPWLAKTLEACEICQETVGHEVPTGVLIAGPFTAVSSIYPTENLLRATRKNPAAIHQLLRLCTDALKDIYKEYIQRGIIIAMCDPIASGTLLKKSQYIEFVKPYATELMEHIHELGGMCCYHICGNTRSIVTEMVDTGPDMLSIDNLVDLEYVKGQVGERLPILGNVPPVDVLMLGSREDVFESVKTCIRKGKDSPKGYIIASGCDVTQNVPIENIDYMMEAVRKYGRYPIDEALLKD, from the coding sequence ATGCATCCACAGGACCAAATGACGCCCAATCAACGATTACAGGCCTTCATAAAAGGAGAAAAGATGGATCGCATCCTTGCGATGCCGATTTTAGTTTCCATCTCTCACAGAGTTTCCGGGATGACCCATCGGGAAAAACGTGCTTCGGCAGCAAAGCAGGCTCAGTCCCAGATCGATTGTTATAAACGGTATGGAAATGATCTGATGATTATTGAATATGGCCTTCATGGTGTAGGAACCGCTCTGGGGACAGAAATGAATGACCCTGAGGATAGTCTGCCTGCAATTGTGAATCATGTTTTACAGGACCTTAAAGATATTGATCAACTGGATTTCAATAAGACAAAAAAGGAAAATGACCCCTGGCTTGCCAAAACTTTAGAGGCTTGTGAAATCTGCCAGGAAACGGTGGGACACGAGGTTCCGACTGGGGTGCTGATTGCAGGGCCTTTTACAGCTGTATCAAGTATTTATCCCACTGAAAATCTTTTAAGGGCAACCCGTAAAAATCCCGCGGCTATCCATCAACTGCTGCGCTTATGTACTGATGCTCTTAAAGATATCTACAAAGAATATATCCAACGCGGCATTATTATTGCGATGTGTGATCCCATTGCCTCGGGGACCCTCCTTAAGAAAAGCCAGTATATAGAATTCGTAAAGCCCTATGCCACGGAATTGATGGAGCACATTCATGAATTGGGAGGTATGTGTTGTTATCACATCTGTGGTAATACGAGGAGTATTGTCACTGAAATGGTGGATACAGGACCGGACATGCTCAGCATCGATAACCTTGTGGATCTGGAATATGTGAAAGGACAAGTGGGAGAGCGCTTACCCATACTAGGGAATGTACCTCCTGTCGACGTGCTTATGCTGGGATCAAGAGAGGATGTTTTCGAATCGGTTAAGACCTGCATCCGCAAGGGAAAAGACAGCCCGAAAGGGTATATTATTGCTTCCGGTTGTGATGTTACCCAAAATGTTCCCATAGAAAATATCGACTATATGATGGAAGCGGTTCGCAAATACGGACGTTACCCTATTGATGAAGCGTTGTTAAAGGACTGA
- a CDS encoding corrinoid protein, which translates to MAKSKEELLQQLSDCVFKMEDDTAADVANEYIDAGYEALDGVLKGLVDGMNRAGQMYEEEEYFVTDLLVCSDAMYNGLEVLKPHLPKEEGADAVNYKCVIGVVEGDTHDIGKNLVRIMLETAGFEMYDLGRDVPLPSFVEKAKDVNAQLICLSTLMTTTMPGMKEVVDMLKKEGLKDKVKVMIGGGPISQAYCDQISADGYAVNAIGAVSLAKELVGMA; encoded by the coding sequence ATGGCGAAGTCAAAAGAAGAATTATTACAACAATTATCGGATTGTGTATTCAAAATGGAAGATGATACTGCGGCAGATGTAGCCAACGAATATATAGATGCAGGCTATGAAGCGCTTGACGGGGTTCTTAAAGGGCTTGTTGACGGGATGAACCGTGCCGGCCAAATGTATGAAGAGGAAGAGTATTTCGTCACCGACCTTTTGGTGTGTTCCGATGCGATGTATAACGGTTTAGAAGTCTTAAAGCCTCATCTGCCGAAGGAGGAGGGTGCCGACGCTGTCAATTACAAATGCGTTATCGGCGTGGTAGAAGGGGATACCCATGATATCGGTAAAAATCTTGTGCGGATTATGCTGGAGACGGCAGGATTTGAAATGTACGATTTGGGCAGAGATGTGCCGCTGCCAAGTTTCGTAGAAAAAGCTAAGGACGTGAATGCGCAGCTGATATGTCTTTCCACCCTTATGACTACCACCATGCCTGGCATGAAAGAAGTCGTAGATATGCTAAAAAAAGAAGGACTTAAAGATAAAGTAAAAGTCATGATCGGCGGCGGGCCTATTTCCCAGGCTTATTGTGATCAAATCAGCGCTGATGGTTATGCCGTCAATGCTATCGGAGCGGTTTCCCTGGCCAAAGAATTGGTGGGAATGGCTTAA
- a CDS encoding methylcobamide--CoM methyltransferase, whose amino-acid sequence MDSKERLLNALKGAKTDRSPCICPGGMMNMVVTALMEKANIRWPEAHTDPVKMAGLAKAVYDYGCFENYGVPFCMTIEAEQLGAVVDLGSTICEPHVTGYVIDNPSQWRELTPFNPYGERTKVVLEAIKILKQAEDHVPIIGNLSGPVSVAASLMEPVNYYKALRRNKEDAHAFMKFVTEALIDFGKAQIEAGADVIAVSDPSGTGEILGPRLFDEYVVTYVNQLIDGLHEMNPELPVIVHICGKMHKVYGELNKIRADAHSFDSVVSIKESKKMMPAKVMIGNVSTYALEFADTDRIRLMTRKVMADGSDIIAPACGLGTKSSLENIQAMLQTVQESSHKA is encoded by the coding sequence ATGGATTCAAAGGAAAGATTATTAAATGCTTTAAAAGGTGCGAAGACCGATCGCTCACCATGTATCTGCCCAGGCGGAATGATGAATATGGTGGTCACCGCTTTGATGGAAAAAGCAAATATTCGCTGGCCTGAAGCACATACAGATCCTGTTAAAATGGCGGGATTAGCTAAGGCAGTCTATGATTATGGCTGCTTTGAAAATTATGGTGTGCCCTTCTGTATGACCATCGAAGCAGAACAGCTGGGTGCCGTCGTGGACTTAGGTTCCACTATCTGCGAACCTCATGTTACAGGCTATGTCATCGATAACCCTTCCCAATGGAGGGAATTAACACCGTTTAATCCCTATGGCGAACGGACCAAAGTGGTGCTGGAGGCTATTAAAATTCTCAAACAAGCTGAGGACCATGTACCTATTATCGGTAATCTCTCCGGGCCTGTAAGTGTTGCCGCTTCTCTGATGGAACCGGTAAATTACTACAAAGCGTTGAGACGCAATAAAGAGGATGCCCATGCCTTCATGAAGTTTGTTACTGAAGCGCTCATTGATTTCGGCAAGGCTCAGATCGAAGCGGGAGCAGATGTAATAGCTGTCTCTGATCCCAGCGGCACAGGGGAAATCCTAGGTCCCCGTTTATTTGATGAATATGTGGTGACCTATGTGAATCAGTTGATTGATGGGCTTCACGAGATGAATCCGGAACTGCCAGTCATTGTGCACATTTGCGGGAAAATGCATAAAGTTTATGGGGAACTGAATAAAATACGCGCCGATGCCCATAGCTTTGACTCGGTTGTCAGCATCAAAGAGTCGAAAAAAATGATGCCTGCCAAGGTTATGATCGGTAATGTAAGTACCTATGCTCTGGAGTTTGCTGATACTGACCGCATTCGCCTCATGACCCGTAAGGTGATGGCTGATGGGTCAGATATCATCGCGCCTGCTTGTGGTCTGGGAACCAAGTCCTCTCTCGAAAATATTCAGGCGATGTTACAGACCGTGCAGGAAAGCAGTCATAAAGCCTAG
- a CDS encoding ASKHA domain-containing protein yields MHTIKLPRLDLTFPYDIKAEESLLAILVAQQIFIESPCNGRRSCGKCKIKHLGGDLPPLSADEEKLLSKKEIRDGIRLACLIYPTTDLQIDIIDQEKNHQVLTGGYVPDYQPNPAIWKKTIEIRKPTLKDQTPYEALIEKALGIKRLPWDVLRQITMGEGTYTAVFNQDQLIGIEKGDTTERIYGVAVDIGTTTVVTSLINLRTGEEIDSEAGINAQKNYGQDVLTRITYVLDHGKNGLDQLQKAIVDSLNEMIRTMCERQQLSPSFIYEIAVAANCTMMHMVLGVDPLSIGKSPYAPVFVDEKDIPGIDIGLTALSSFGRVYCLPAVSSYIGADIVAGAYVAKLHDRKDKVLFIDIGTNGEIVLSSGGKLVSCSCAAGPALEGMNISSGMRAADGAIEDVHFAGEKGFDLKVIGNKAPVGLCGSGILAVIRELLKHHFVNARGNILKPEELEAGDPRLPYIDLDGRKRRICIGKGSDKILITQGDIRQVQLAKSAILSGFVALVNAMDLTLPELDEVIVAGQFGAHLPVESLVGTGILPGAVNDKITYIGNSSKTGAYLALMSLKTRQEMAALARAFEYIELSVTKGYERLFVDCSQFNVN; encoded by the coding sequence ATGCATACAATTAAGTTGCCAAGACTAGATTTAACGTTTCCATATGATATAAAGGCGGAGGAAAGCCTCTTAGCTATTCTTGTCGCCCAGCAGATTTTCATTGAAAGCCCCTGTAACGGAAGAAGAAGCTGCGGCAAGTGTAAAATCAAACATTTAGGAGGGGATCTTCCGCCTCTGTCTGCTGATGAGGAAAAGCTTCTTTCTAAAAAGGAGATCAGGGATGGCATCCGTTTAGCCTGCCTCATCTATCCGACAACGGATCTGCAGATCGACATTATTGATCAGGAGAAAAATCACCAGGTTCTGACAGGGGGCTATGTGCCGGACTATCAACCCAACCCGGCGATCTGGAAAAAGACCATCGAGATCAGAAAGCCTACCCTTAAAGACCAGACCCCTTATGAAGCTCTAATCGAAAAAGCCCTGGGGATCAAACGCCTGCCCTGGGATGTGCTCCGCCAAATCACCATGGGGGAGGGGACTTACACTGCGGTTTTCAATCAGGATCAGCTTATCGGTATTGAAAAAGGGGATACCACTGAGAGGATTTACGGAGTTGCAGTCGATATCGGTACGACCACGGTTGTAACCTCCCTCATAAATTTAAGGACAGGGGAAGAAATTGATAGCGAAGCTGGGATCAATGCCCAGAAAAATTATGGGCAGGATGTGCTGACCCGCATCACCTATGTTCTCGATCATGGTAAGAACGGACTGGATCAGTTACAGAAGGCCATTGTCGACTCCTTAAATGAGATGATCCGGACCATGTGTGAAAGGCAGCAGCTTTCGCCTTCCTTTATCTATGAAATTGCCGTTGCGGCTAATTGCACGATGATGCATATGGTTCTGGGGGTTGATCCCCTGTCGATTGGCAAATCTCCTTATGCGCCGGTCTTTGTCGATGAGAAAGATATTCCGGGGATAGATATTGGCTTGACGGCCCTTTCCTCTTTTGGCCGGGTCTATTGCCTGCCGGCGGTCTCCTCCTATATTGGAGCAGATATTGTAGCCGGGGCTTATGTGGCAAAGCTCCATGACCGGAAGGATAAAGTGCTCTTTATCGATATCGGTACTAATGGAGAGATTGTTCTGTCCAGCGGGGGGAAATTAGTGTCCTGTTCCTGCGCAGCAGGACCGGCCCTTGAAGGGATGAATATCAGCAGCGGTATGCGTGCCGCCGATGGGGCCATTGAGGACGTTCACTTCGCCGGAGAAAAGGGCTTTGATCTAAAGGTTATCGGAAATAAAGCACCAGTGGGCTTATGTGGCAGCGGGATATTGGCAGTTATCCGGGAATTATTGAAACATCATTTCGTCAATGCCCGGGGAAATATCCTTAAGCCTGAGGAACTGGAGGCGGGGGACCCTAGGCTGCCCTATATTGATCTTGACGGCAGGAAACGACGAATTTGTATTGGAAAGGGTTCAGACAAAATCCTGATTACCCAAGGGGATATTCGCCAGGTCCAACTGGCAAAGAGTGCGATTTTATCAGGGTTTGTGGCACTGGTAAATGCTATGGACCTCACATTGCCGGAGCTGGATGAGGTAATCGTCGCCGGTCAGTTCGGCGCGCATCTTCCTGTAGAAAGCTTAGTAGGCACGGGTATTCTGCCCGGGGCTGTAAACGATAAGATTACCTATATCGGCAATTCTTCAAAAACAGGGGCCTATTTAGCCTTGATGTCTCTTAAAACCCGTCAGGAGATGGCAGCGCTGGCCAGGGCTTTCGAATATATCGAACTAAGCGTAACAAAAGGGTATGAACGATTATTTGTTGACTGCTCCCAGTTTAACGTGAACTAG
- a CDS encoding GTP-binding protein yields the protein MKVLLFGGFLGSGKTSVILQVARYLAEEVSASRQDSGKPSLVIIENEVGEAGIDDKILKAEGLSVRELFAGCICCTLNAELTVCLNEIQEELSPEWVIIETTGMAVPSRIAETITKFGKGIDNLKTIVVTDAERWDDLITIMPGLIEEQIAEANIVLLNKIDCLEPEQMSEVEESIRIINSSARFYAISAHDKVDPQIWRTAVTDSE from the coding sequence ATGAAGGTTTTACTGTTTGGCGGATTCTTAGGTTCCGGCAAAACTTCAGTCATCTTGCAGGTCGCGAGATATCTTGCGGAAGAAGTTTCTGCAAGCCGGCAGGATAGTGGGAAACCGTCCCTGGTTATTATCGAAAATGAAGTTGGGGAAGCGGGTATTGATGATAAAATCCTTAAAGCTGAAGGGCTAAGTGTTCGGGAACTTTTTGCCGGGTGTATCTGCTGCACCCTAAACGCTGAGCTTACAGTCTGTCTCAATGAAATTCAGGAGGAGTTGTCGCCGGAATGGGTGATCATTGAGACAACAGGGATGGCCGTCCCAAGCAGAATCGCAGAAACGATCACTAAATTCGGGAAGGGTATCGATAATCTGAAAACGATTGTTGTGACTGATGCAGAGCGCTGGGATGATCTTATAACGATCATGCCGGGGCTGATAGAAGAGCAAATCGCTGAAGCGAACATCGTTCTCTTGAACAAAATCGATTGTTTGGAACCTGAGCAAATGAGCGAAGTCGAAGAAAGTATAAGAATCATAAATTCTTCGGCACGTTTTTATGCAATATCCGCGCATGATAAAGTTGATCCGCAAATCTGGCGTACGGCGGTGACTGATAGTGAGTGA
- a CDS encoding DUF3231 family protein — protein sequence MNNLDQRNNGMTAEQVPLGYIQHNLTDIKPMASEIAHLWSSYLAENMSVCMLKYMVSKSNDIDIHNVLQLALDISSKRVRSMKDIYNSIHNPIPDGFSEKDVKVDVKGLFSDSFSLTYTRLMTKFIMQYYCISLSESARTDFRDFFSEAINTSQEVMVRATDVLLAKGLLNKSPCIEIPDKVSYVHEKNYYGSFFRGSDRPLNVIEVDNIYYIMELKIAMKTLKSGFSQVVESEKLRNYLIQGLNIADNQLKILGTFLEKENLPIPEDTNYQVTKSQESPFSDKLMMFHVTVTMAYVLTAYGYSLTNTSRKDLVTSLSRLIAEILDYCKDGMDLMIENGWLERVPEATNREKLQSPIH from the coding sequence ATGAATAATTTAGATCAGAGAAACAACGGTATGACTGCTGAGCAAGTCCCTTTGGGGTATATACAACATAATTTGACCGATATTAAGCCGATGGCTTCTGAAATCGCGCACCTTTGGTCAAGTTATTTGGCAGAAAATATGTCAGTATGTATGCTTAAGTATATGGTTTCTAAATCAAACGATATTGATATTCACAACGTTTTGCAACTGGCTTTAGATATCTCAAGTAAACGCGTAAGATCAATGAAGGATATTTATAATTCAATACACAATCCAATCCCGGATGGTTTTAGCGAAAAGGATGTCAAAGTTGATGTTAAAGGGCTTTTCTCTGACTCGTTTTCTTTAACATATACAAGATTAATGACCAAGTTTATCATGCAATACTACTGTATATCATTAAGTGAATCCGCCCGGACAGATTTTCGAGACTTTTTTTCGGAAGCGATAAACACGTCTCAAGAGGTCATGGTAAGAGCTACTGATGTACTTTTAGCTAAAGGTCTTTTGAATAAGTCGCCTTGCATCGAAATTCCGGATAAAGTCTCATATGTCCATGAGAAAAATTATTACGGCTCTTTTTTTAGAGGAAGTGACAGACCTCTTAACGTTATAGAGGTTGACAACATCTACTATATTATGGAACTGAAAATAGCCATGAAAACTCTAAAGTCAGGTTTTAGTCAAGTTGTCGAGTCGGAGAAACTGAGAAACTATTTAATTCAGGGACTAAACATCGCTGATAATCAATTAAAAATTCTTGGTACCTTTTTGGAGAAAGAGAATTTACCTATTCCAGAAGACACCAATTACCAAGTCACTAAATCCCAAGAATCTCCGTTCAGTGACAAGTTAATGATGTTTCATGTAACTGTTACTATGGCTTATGTTTTAACCGCTTATGGTTATTCTTTGACGAATACGTCCAGAAAAGATTTAGTTACATCTCTCAGCCGTCTCATAGCGGAAATCCTTGACTATTGCAAAGACGGCATGGACTTGATGATAGAGAATGGCTGGCTGGAACGAGTACCAGAAGCCACCAATCGTGAAAAATTGCAATCTCCGATTCACTAA